From the Oryzias latipes chromosome 22, ASM223467v1 genome, one window contains:
- the papln gene encoding papilin isoform X4 has protein sequence MFLLLMILQLLLPAAFTVPSMDVWDSWGPFGECSRSCGGGVTTRTRRCVTHRTDGGHNCVGPDKSYRSCNIQDCPEGSRDFREEQCSQFDGTNFQGKRYKWLPYYGAENPCELNCMPRGENFYYRHRSAVVDGTPCHPGRRDICVGGVCKRLGCDNMLESPLQEDPCLQCGGNGQSCHLVKHRFTVRDLPTGYNQVFVLPVGATSISVREMTATRNYLAVKNLRGEYYLNGHWVIEFSRATPIGGTVLYYQRGAEGDNVPESIIGRGPTTEPLVVELISQEPNQGVEYEYYLPNGRSREGYYWSFGSWSACSKECGSGYQSRLVFCTIDNEAYPDYLCASLPRPQSNRTCNPQPCPQTRSWTVGDWNACSVTCGGGSQTRSVQCVSHDASGPRVVEDALCAAYAEAPPSLQTCNMQTCAEYHVTGWSACSVSCGSGEQTRSVTCVGSDGLVLQDSSCGTLLRPPAVQPCVMPACPRHIRWHVGPWGLCSRSCGSGSRERQAVCSDQDRNLYPVDRCGAQPRPATVERCNSQPCRSPQVVPSVQDPQGHDPLAGLLPYLPDDAGQRILQTIQARRGDQTNTIHDPHSSAPALHCSQSSYGCCPDRRSAALGPRGHGCPRAPTPGPGQPPCIQTRYGCCQDGLTAAQGPSRQGCMETAAPAPTVASLPTQNAAGCRTTTYGCCYDRTSPAGGPNGEGCPDPPNNIERSVCSLPRAAGSCSSWVSRYHFDILTSKCTHFWFGGCHGNGNNFLTRAECQRMCPGTAPAQRRPDSPPARDPAPARTTSAAEVAGSSAGGSRSTGRVPAAQGASPVRQATSAAAHAHRGRAVLRPRQPPAASLTLGGVTIDKGDPDRVEALVGQTVVLPCSVSPPPSASVVVEWRRDGLPLSSHRHHQQPSGSLLLGPLAESDSGWFLCVATRERERDHRYVYLSVTDRPPQLAPTSLPKDASFPRFSIERSGSSAVEMRKGQTARLPCTIVPPSARQSVHIQWTKDGRTLSDSRVTQRSDGTLIISPLRSEDSGIYTCTAASLQQLEQRQLQLRVQADLKITRAPDNIQVSEGDRALLPCVVSGDDINIGWSRNGIPVRPDGQRVLVSSDGSLILNDVKLSDGGTYTCNAYTGIYSVSATADVRVTKNTPTDEDLLPDCVDQPELANCRLIVYARLCSNQYYSSFCCASCASQRPVRAVRRKPQKTAPN, from the exons ATGTTCCTGCTTTTGATGattctccagctgctgctgcctgcAGCGTTCACG GTTCCCAGCATGGATGTCTGGGACTCGTGGGGTCCTTTTGGCGAATGCAGCCGCAGCTGTGGTGGAGGCGTGACCACGAGAACCAGACGCTGCGTCACTCACAG GACAGACGGAGGACACAactgtgttggaccggacaaaTCCTACCGCTCCTGCAACATCCAG GACTGTCCAGAAGGTTCCAGGGACTTCCGGGAAGAACAGTGTTCCCAGTTTGACGGCACTAACTTCCAGGGGAAGCGTTACAAGTGGCTCCCATATTACGGAG CTGAAAATCCGTGCGAGCTGAACTGCATGCCGAGGGGGGAAAACTTTTACTATCGCCACCGCAGCGCCGTGGTCGACGGAACGCCCTGCCATCCTGGACGCAGGGACATTTGTGTGGGAGGAGTCTGCAAG CGCCTGGGCTGCGACAACATGCTGGAGTCTCCTCTGCAGGAGGACCCCTGCCTGCAGTGTGGGGGGAACGGCCAGTCCTGCCACCTCGTCAAGCACCGCTTCACTGTTCGAGACCTGCCGACAG GCTACAACCAGGTGTTCGTCCTCCCGGTTGGAGCCACGAGCATCAGCGTCAGGGAGATGACGGCCACCCGGAACTACCTGG CGGTCAAAAACCTGCGGGGGGAGTACTACCTCAACGGTCACTGGGTGATCGAGTTCTCCAGAGCCACGCCCATCGGAGGCACCGTGCTTTACTACCAACGGGGCGCCGAGGGCGACAACGTTCCTGAAAGTATCATTGGGCGCGGCCCCACCACCGAGCCTCTGGTTGTGGAG CTCATCAGTCAGGAGCCGAACCAGGGGGTGGAGTATGAGTATTACCTCCCGAACGGACGCTCGCGGGAAGGCTACTACTGGAGCTTCGGATCCTGGTCTGCTTGCAGCAAGGAATGCGGATCAG GTTACCAGTCTCGACTGGTCTTCTGCACCATCGACAACGAGGCTTACCCGGACTATCTGTGCGCGTCTCTGCCCAGACCTCAGTCCAACAGAACCTGCAACCCCCAGCCCTGCCCACAAACCCGCAG CTGGACGGTCGGGGACTGGAACGCCTGCTCCGTCACCTGCGGCGGCGGCTCCCAGACACGCAGTGTGCAGTGCGTCTCCCATGATGCTTCAGGCCCCCGGGTGGTGGAGGACGCGCTCTGCGCCGCCTACGCCGAGGCTCCGCCCTCTCTGCAGACCTGCAACATGCAGACATGCGCAGAGTACCATGTGACCGGCTGGAGCGCG TGCTCGGTGAGCTGTGGCTCAGGTGAACAGACCAGGAGTGTCACCTGTGTCGGATCAGATGGTTTGGTCCTCCAGGATTCGTCCTGCGGCACTTTGCTGCGCCCCCCCGCGGTGCAGCCGTGCGTGATGCCCGCCTGCCCCAGGCACATCCGCTGGCACGTGGGTCCGTGGGGATTG TGCTCCAGGAGCTGCGGCTCCGGCTCACGGGAGCGGCAGGCGGTCTGCTCGGACCAGGACAGGAACCTCTACCCGGTGGACCGATGCGGCGCGCAGCCCCGCCCCGCCACGGTGGAGCGCTGCAACAGCCAGCCGTGCCGCAGCCCTCAGG ttGTCCCCAGCGTTCAGGACCCACAAGGTCACGACCCCCTCGCCGGCCTCCTGCCGTACCTGCCAGACGATGCAGGTCAGAGGATTTTACAGACTATACAAG CCCGCAGAGGAGACCAGACGAACACCATCCACGACCCCCACAGCTCCGCCCCCGCCCTCCACTGCAGCCAGTCCTCCTATGGCTGTTGCCCCGACAGACGCTCCGCAGCTTTGGGCCCCCGGGGTCACGGCTGCCCCCGGGCTCCAACGCCTGGCCCTGGGCAGCCCCCCTGCATTCAGACCAG ATATGGTTGCTGCCAAGACGGCCTGACAGCGGCTCAGGGTCCGAGCAGGCAGGGCTGCATGGAGACGGCGGCCCCTGCTCCCACA GTTGCTTCTCTTCCGACCCAAAACGCTGCTGGGTGTCGAACCACCACCTATGGATGCTGCTATGACAGGACGTCACCTGCAGGGGGGCCCAATGGAGAGGGCTGCCCAGACCCTCCCAATAACA TTGAGCGATCCGTCTGCTCCCTGCCCCGCGCCGCcggctcctgcagcagctgggtGTCCCGCTACCACTTCGACATCCTCACGTCCAAGTGCACCCACTTCTGGTTCGGGGGTTGCCACGGCAACGGCAACAACTTCCTGACCCGAGCGGAGTGCCAGAGGATGTGCCCGGGGACGGCCCCCGCCCAGCGTCGGCCCGACTCTCCGCCCGCGAGAGATCCCGCTCCTGCAAGGACCACTTCGGCGGCAGAGGTCGCGGGGTCCTCCGCCGGGGGGTCGCGCAGCACGGGGAGGGTCCCCGCGGCGCAGGGCGCTTCGCCCGTCCGACAGGCCACGAGCGCCGCCGCGCACGCCCACAGGGGCAGGGCTGTCCTGCGACCCCGCCAACCGCCGGCTGCCAG CTTGACCCTGGGAGGTGTCACCATCGACAAGGGCGACCCCGACAGGGTGGAGGCTTTGGTTGGCCAGACGGTGGTGCTGCCCTGCAGCGTCAGCCCCCCACCTTCAGCCTCTGTGGTCGTGGAGTGGAGAAGAGACGGCCTCCCTCTGTCCTCTCACAG gcaTCACCAGCAGCCCAGTGGGTCCCTGCTGCTCGGCCCGCTCGCTGAGTCCGATTCGGGCTGGTTCCTGTGCGTGGCCACCCGAGAGCGGGAAAGAGATCACCGCTACGTTTACCTGTCTGTCACAG ACAGACCGCCTCAGCTCGCCCCCACATCTCTGCCCAAAGATGCTTCGTTTCCACG GTTCAGCATCGAGCGCTCCGGCTCGTCTGCGGTAGAAATGAGGAAAGGCCAAACGGCCCGACTGCCCTGCACGATCGTCCCGCCTTCGGCCCGGCAGTCTGTCCACATCCAGTGGACCAAAGACGGACGGACCCTCAGCGATTCCAG GGTGACCCAGCGTTCAGACGGCACCCTCATCATCAGCCCTTTGAGGTCTGAAGACTCGGGGATCTACACGTGCACCGCGGCCAGCCTGCAACAGCTGGAGCAGAggcagctgcagctcagagtCCAAG CAGACCTGAAGATCACCAGGGCTCCTGATAACATCCAGGTTTCCGAGGGCGACCGAGCTCTGCTGCCCTGCGTGGTGTCAGGAGACGACATCAACATCGGCTGGTCCAG GAACGGCATTCCGGTGCGTCCGGACGGGCAGAGGGTCCTGGTGTCGTCTGACGGCAGCCTGATCCTGAACGACGTGAAGCTTTCTGACGGGGGCACGTACACCTGCAACGCCTACACCGGCATCTATTCTGTGAGCGCCACGGCGGACGTGAGAGTCACCAAAAACACGCCAACGG ATGAGGACCTGCTGCCCGACTGCGTGGACCAGCCCGAACTCGCCAACTGCCGCCTCATCGTTTACGCCCGGCTGTGCTCCAACCAGTACTACTCCAGCTTCTGCTGCGCCAGCTGCGCCTCTCAACGCCCGGTTCGGGCGGTCCGCCGGAAGCCGCAGAAGACGGCTCCAAACTGA
- the papln gene encoding papilin isoform X3: MFLLLMILQLLLPAAFTVPSMDVWDSWGPFGECSRSCGGGVTTRTRRCVTHRTDGGHNCVGPDKSYRSCNIQDCPEGSRDFREEQCSQFDGTNFQGKRYKWLPYYGAENPCELNCMPRGENFYYRHRSAVVDGTPCHPGRRDICVGGVCKRLGCDNMLESPLQEDPCLQCGGNGQSCHLVKHRFTVRDLPTGYNQVFVLPVGATSISVREMTATRNYLAVKNLRGEYYLNGHWVIEFSRATPIGGTVLYYQRGAEGDNVPESIIGRGPTTEPLVVELISQEPNQGVEYEYYLPNGRSREGYYWSFGSWSACSKECGSGYQSRLVFCTIDNEAYPDYLCASLPRPQSNRTCNPQPCPQTRRMAFLYAPQLWKSSERPRAAVFSWTVGDWNACSVTCGGGSQTRSVQCVSHDASGPRVVEDALCAAYAEAPPSLQTCNMQTCAEYHVTGWSACSVSCGSGEQTRSVTCVGSDGLVLQDSSCGTLLRPPAVQPCVMPACPRHIRWHVGPWGLCSRSCGSGSRERQAVCSDQDRNLYPVDRCGAQPRPATVERCNSQPCRSPQVVPSVQDPQGHDPLAGLLPYLPDDAARRGDQTNTIHDPHSSAPALHCSQSSYGCCPDRRSAALGPRGHGCPRAPTPGPGQPPCIQTRYGCCQDGLTAAQGPSRQGCMETAAPAPTVASLPTQNAAGCRTTTYGCCYDRTSPAGGPNGEGCPDPPNNIERSVCSLPRAAGSCSSWVSRYHFDILTSKCTHFWFGGCHGNGNNFLTRAECQRMCPGTAPAQRRPDSPPARDPAPARTTSAAEVAGSSAGGSRSTGRVPAAQGASPVRQATSAAAHAHRGRAVLRPRQPPAASLTLGGVTIDKGDPDRVEALVGQTVVLPCSVSPPPSASVVVEWRRDGLPLSSHRHHQQPSGSLLLGPLAESDSGWFLCVATRERERDHRYVYLSVTDRPPQLAPTSLPKDASFPRFSIERSGSSAVEMRKGQTARLPCTIVPPSARQSVHIQWTKDGRTLSDSRVTQRSDGTLIISPLRSEDSGIYTCTAASLQQLEQRQLQLRVQADLKITRAPDNIQVSEGDRALLPCVVSGDDINIGWSRNGIPVRPDGQRVLVSSDGSLILNDVKLSDGGTYTCNAYTGIYSVSATADVRVTKNTPTDEDLLPDCVDQPELANCRLIVYARLCSNQYYSSFCCASCASQRPVRAVRRKPQKTAPN, encoded by the exons ATGTTCCTGCTTTTGATGattctccagctgctgctgcctgcAGCGTTCACG GTTCCCAGCATGGATGTCTGGGACTCGTGGGGTCCTTTTGGCGAATGCAGCCGCAGCTGTGGTGGAGGCGTGACCACGAGAACCAGACGCTGCGTCACTCACAG GACAGACGGAGGACACAactgtgttggaccggacaaaTCCTACCGCTCCTGCAACATCCAG GACTGTCCAGAAGGTTCCAGGGACTTCCGGGAAGAACAGTGTTCCCAGTTTGACGGCACTAACTTCCAGGGGAAGCGTTACAAGTGGCTCCCATATTACGGAG CTGAAAATCCGTGCGAGCTGAACTGCATGCCGAGGGGGGAAAACTTTTACTATCGCCACCGCAGCGCCGTGGTCGACGGAACGCCCTGCCATCCTGGACGCAGGGACATTTGTGTGGGAGGAGTCTGCAAG CGCCTGGGCTGCGACAACATGCTGGAGTCTCCTCTGCAGGAGGACCCCTGCCTGCAGTGTGGGGGGAACGGCCAGTCCTGCCACCTCGTCAAGCACCGCTTCACTGTTCGAGACCTGCCGACAG GCTACAACCAGGTGTTCGTCCTCCCGGTTGGAGCCACGAGCATCAGCGTCAGGGAGATGACGGCCACCCGGAACTACCTGG CGGTCAAAAACCTGCGGGGGGAGTACTACCTCAACGGTCACTGGGTGATCGAGTTCTCCAGAGCCACGCCCATCGGAGGCACCGTGCTTTACTACCAACGGGGCGCCGAGGGCGACAACGTTCCTGAAAGTATCATTGGGCGCGGCCCCACCACCGAGCCTCTGGTTGTGGAG CTCATCAGTCAGGAGCCGAACCAGGGGGTGGAGTATGAGTATTACCTCCCGAACGGACGCTCGCGGGAAGGCTACTACTGGAGCTTCGGATCCTGGTCTGCTTGCAGCAAGGAATGCGGATCAG GTTACCAGTCTCGACTGGTCTTCTGCACCATCGACAACGAGGCTTACCCGGACTATCTGTGCGCGTCTCTGCCCAGACCTCAGTCCAACAGAACCTGCAACCCCCAGCCCTGCCCACAAACCCGCAG GATGGCGTTCCTCTACGCACCACAGTTGTGGAAATCCTCAGAGCGTCCTAGAGCCGCTGTGTTCAG CTGGACGGTCGGGGACTGGAACGCCTGCTCCGTCACCTGCGGCGGCGGCTCCCAGACACGCAGTGTGCAGTGCGTCTCCCATGATGCTTCAGGCCCCCGGGTGGTGGAGGACGCGCTCTGCGCCGCCTACGCCGAGGCTCCGCCCTCTCTGCAGACCTGCAACATGCAGACATGCGCAGAGTACCATGTGACCGGCTGGAGCGCG TGCTCGGTGAGCTGTGGCTCAGGTGAACAGACCAGGAGTGTCACCTGTGTCGGATCAGATGGTTTGGTCCTCCAGGATTCGTCCTGCGGCACTTTGCTGCGCCCCCCCGCGGTGCAGCCGTGCGTGATGCCCGCCTGCCCCAGGCACATCCGCTGGCACGTGGGTCCGTGGGGATTG TGCTCCAGGAGCTGCGGCTCCGGCTCACGGGAGCGGCAGGCGGTCTGCTCGGACCAGGACAGGAACCTCTACCCGGTGGACCGATGCGGCGCGCAGCCCCGCCCCGCCACGGTGGAGCGCTGCAACAGCCAGCCGTGCCGCAGCCCTCAGG ttGTCCCCAGCGTTCAGGACCCACAAGGTCACGACCCCCTCGCCGGCCTCCTGCCGTACCTGCCAGACGATGCAG CCCGCAGAGGAGACCAGACGAACACCATCCACGACCCCCACAGCTCCGCCCCCGCCCTCCACTGCAGCCAGTCCTCCTATGGCTGTTGCCCCGACAGACGCTCCGCAGCTTTGGGCCCCCGGGGTCACGGCTGCCCCCGGGCTCCAACGCCTGGCCCTGGGCAGCCCCCCTGCATTCAGACCAG ATATGGTTGCTGCCAAGACGGCCTGACAGCGGCTCAGGGTCCGAGCAGGCAGGGCTGCATGGAGACGGCGGCCCCTGCTCCCACA GTTGCTTCTCTTCCGACCCAAAACGCTGCTGGGTGTCGAACCACCACCTATGGATGCTGCTATGACAGGACGTCACCTGCAGGGGGGCCCAATGGAGAGGGCTGCCCAGACCCTCCCAATAACA TTGAGCGATCCGTCTGCTCCCTGCCCCGCGCCGCcggctcctgcagcagctgggtGTCCCGCTACCACTTCGACATCCTCACGTCCAAGTGCACCCACTTCTGGTTCGGGGGTTGCCACGGCAACGGCAACAACTTCCTGACCCGAGCGGAGTGCCAGAGGATGTGCCCGGGGACGGCCCCCGCCCAGCGTCGGCCCGACTCTCCGCCCGCGAGAGATCCCGCTCCTGCAAGGACCACTTCGGCGGCAGAGGTCGCGGGGTCCTCCGCCGGGGGGTCGCGCAGCACGGGGAGGGTCCCCGCGGCGCAGGGCGCTTCGCCCGTCCGACAGGCCACGAGCGCCGCCGCGCACGCCCACAGGGGCAGGGCTGTCCTGCGACCCCGCCAACCGCCGGCTGCCAG CTTGACCCTGGGAGGTGTCACCATCGACAAGGGCGACCCCGACAGGGTGGAGGCTTTGGTTGGCCAGACGGTGGTGCTGCCCTGCAGCGTCAGCCCCCCACCTTCAGCCTCTGTGGTCGTGGAGTGGAGAAGAGACGGCCTCCCTCTGTCCTCTCACAG gcaTCACCAGCAGCCCAGTGGGTCCCTGCTGCTCGGCCCGCTCGCTGAGTCCGATTCGGGCTGGTTCCTGTGCGTGGCCACCCGAGAGCGGGAAAGAGATCACCGCTACGTTTACCTGTCTGTCACAG ACAGACCGCCTCAGCTCGCCCCCACATCTCTGCCCAAAGATGCTTCGTTTCCACG GTTCAGCATCGAGCGCTCCGGCTCGTCTGCGGTAGAAATGAGGAAAGGCCAAACGGCCCGACTGCCCTGCACGATCGTCCCGCCTTCGGCCCGGCAGTCTGTCCACATCCAGTGGACCAAAGACGGACGGACCCTCAGCGATTCCAG GGTGACCCAGCGTTCAGACGGCACCCTCATCATCAGCCCTTTGAGGTCTGAAGACTCGGGGATCTACACGTGCACCGCGGCCAGCCTGCAACAGCTGGAGCAGAggcagctgcagctcagagtCCAAG CAGACCTGAAGATCACCAGGGCTCCTGATAACATCCAGGTTTCCGAGGGCGACCGAGCTCTGCTGCCCTGCGTGGTGTCAGGAGACGACATCAACATCGGCTGGTCCAG GAACGGCATTCCGGTGCGTCCGGACGGGCAGAGGGTCCTGGTGTCGTCTGACGGCAGCCTGATCCTGAACGACGTGAAGCTTTCTGACGGGGGCACGTACACCTGCAACGCCTACACCGGCATCTATTCTGTGAGCGCCACGGCGGACGTGAGAGTCACCAAAAACACGCCAACGG ATGAGGACCTGCTGCCCGACTGCGTGGACCAGCCCGAACTCGCCAACTGCCGCCTCATCGTTTACGCCCGGCTGTGCTCCAACCAGTACTACTCCAGCTTCTGCTGCGCCAGCTGCGCCTCTCAACGCCCGGTTCGGGCGGTCCGCCGGAAGCCGCAGAAGACGGCTCCAAACTGA
- the papln gene encoding papilin isoform X2, with product MFLLLMILQLLLPAAFTVPSMDVWDSWGPFGECSRSCGGGVTTRTRRCVTHRTDGGHNCVGPDKSYRSCNIQDCPEGSRDFREEQCSQFDGTNFQGKRYKWLPYYGAENPCELNCMPRGENFYYRHRSAVVDGTPCHPGRRDICVGGVCKRLGCDNMLESPLQEDPCLQCGGNGQSCHLVKHRFTVRDLPTGYNQVFVLPVGATSISVREMTATRNYLAVKNLRGEYYLNGHWVIEFSRATPIGGTVLYYQRGAEGDNVPESIIGRGPTTEPLVVELISQEPNQGVEYEYYLPNGRSREGYYWSFGSWSACSKECGSGYQSRLVFCTIDNEAYPDYLCASLPRPQSNRTCNPQPCPQTRRMAFLYAPQLWKSSERPRAAVFSWTVGDWNACSVTCGGGSQTRSVQCVSHDASGPRVVEDALCAAYAEAPPSLQTCNMQTCAEYHVTGWSACSVSCGSGEQTRSVTCVGSDGLVLQDSSCGTLLRPPAVQPCVMPACPRHIRWHVGPWGLCSRSCGSGSRERQAVCSDQDRNLYPVDRCGAQPRPATVERCNSQPCRSPQVVPSVQDPQGHDPLAGLLPYLPDDAGQRILQTIQARRGDQTNTIHDPHSSAPALHCSQSSYGCCPDRRSAALGPRGHGCPRAPTPGPGQPPCIQTRYGCCQDGLTAAQGPSRQGCMETAAPAPTVASLPTQNAAGCRTTTYGCCYDRTSPAGGPNGEGCPDPPNNIERSVCSLPRAAGSCSSWVSRYHFDILTSKCTHFWFGGCHGNGNNFLTRAECQRMCPGTAPAQRRPDSPPARDPAPARTTSAAEVAGSSAGGSRSTGRVPAAQGASPVRQATSAAAHAHRGRAVLRPRQPPAASLTLGGVTIDKGDPDRVEALVGQTVVLPCSVSPPPSASVVVEWRRDGLPLSSHRHHQQPSGSLLLGPLAESDSGWFLCVATRERERDHRYVYLSVTDRPPQLAPTSLPKDASFPRFSIERSGSSAVEMRKGQTARLPCTIVPPSARQSVHIQWTKDGRTLSDSRVTQRSDGTLIISPLRSEDSGIYTCTAASLQQLEQRQLQLRVQDLKITRAPDNIQVSEGDRALLPCVVSGDDINIGWSRNGIPVRPDGQRVLVSSDGSLILNDVKLSDGGTYTCNAYTGIYSVSATADVRVTKNTPTDEDLLPDCVDQPELANCRLIVYARLCSNQYYSSFCCASCASQRPVRAVRRKPQKTAPN from the exons ATGTTCCTGCTTTTGATGattctccagctgctgctgcctgcAGCGTTCACG GTTCCCAGCATGGATGTCTGGGACTCGTGGGGTCCTTTTGGCGAATGCAGCCGCAGCTGTGGTGGAGGCGTGACCACGAGAACCAGACGCTGCGTCACTCACAG GACAGACGGAGGACACAactgtgttggaccggacaaaTCCTACCGCTCCTGCAACATCCAG GACTGTCCAGAAGGTTCCAGGGACTTCCGGGAAGAACAGTGTTCCCAGTTTGACGGCACTAACTTCCAGGGGAAGCGTTACAAGTGGCTCCCATATTACGGAG CTGAAAATCCGTGCGAGCTGAACTGCATGCCGAGGGGGGAAAACTTTTACTATCGCCACCGCAGCGCCGTGGTCGACGGAACGCCCTGCCATCCTGGACGCAGGGACATTTGTGTGGGAGGAGTCTGCAAG CGCCTGGGCTGCGACAACATGCTGGAGTCTCCTCTGCAGGAGGACCCCTGCCTGCAGTGTGGGGGGAACGGCCAGTCCTGCCACCTCGTCAAGCACCGCTTCACTGTTCGAGACCTGCCGACAG GCTACAACCAGGTGTTCGTCCTCCCGGTTGGAGCCACGAGCATCAGCGTCAGGGAGATGACGGCCACCCGGAACTACCTGG CGGTCAAAAACCTGCGGGGGGAGTACTACCTCAACGGTCACTGGGTGATCGAGTTCTCCAGAGCCACGCCCATCGGAGGCACCGTGCTTTACTACCAACGGGGCGCCGAGGGCGACAACGTTCCTGAAAGTATCATTGGGCGCGGCCCCACCACCGAGCCTCTGGTTGTGGAG CTCATCAGTCAGGAGCCGAACCAGGGGGTGGAGTATGAGTATTACCTCCCGAACGGACGCTCGCGGGAAGGCTACTACTGGAGCTTCGGATCCTGGTCTGCTTGCAGCAAGGAATGCGGATCAG GTTACCAGTCTCGACTGGTCTTCTGCACCATCGACAACGAGGCTTACCCGGACTATCTGTGCGCGTCTCTGCCCAGACCTCAGTCCAACAGAACCTGCAACCCCCAGCCCTGCCCACAAACCCGCAG GATGGCGTTCCTCTACGCACCACAGTTGTGGAAATCCTCAGAGCGTCCTAGAGCCGCTGTGTTCAG CTGGACGGTCGGGGACTGGAACGCCTGCTCCGTCACCTGCGGCGGCGGCTCCCAGACACGCAGTGTGCAGTGCGTCTCCCATGATGCTTCAGGCCCCCGGGTGGTGGAGGACGCGCTCTGCGCCGCCTACGCCGAGGCTCCGCCCTCTCTGCAGACCTGCAACATGCAGACATGCGCAGAGTACCATGTGACCGGCTGGAGCGCG TGCTCGGTGAGCTGTGGCTCAGGTGAACAGACCAGGAGTGTCACCTGTGTCGGATCAGATGGTTTGGTCCTCCAGGATTCGTCCTGCGGCACTTTGCTGCGCCCCCCCGCGGTGCAGCCGTGCGTGATGCCCGCCTGCCCCAGGCACATCCGCTGGCACGTGGGTCCGTGGGGATTG TGCTCCAGGAGCTGCGGCTCCGGCTCACGGGAGCGGCAGGCGGTCTGCTCGGACCAGGACAGGAACCTCTACCCGGTGGACCGATGCGGCGCGCAGCCCCGCCCCGCCACGGTGGAGCGCTGCAACAGCCAGCCGTGCCGCAGCCCTCAGG ttGTCCCCAGCGTTCAGGACCCACAAGGTCACGACCCCCTCGCCGGCCTCCTGCCGTACCTGCCAGACGATGCAGGTCAGAGGATTTTACAGACTATACAAG CCCGCAGAGGAGACCAGACGAACACCATCCACGACCCCCACAGCTCCGCCCCCGCCCTCCACTGCAGCCAGTCCTCCTATGGCTGTTGCCCCGACAGACGCTCCGCAGCTTTGGGCCCCCGGGGTCACGGCTGCCCCCGGGCTCCAACGCCTGGCCCTGGGCAGCCCCCCTGCATTCAGACCAG ATATGGTTGCTGCCAAGACGGCCTGACAGCGGCTCAGGGTCCGAGCAGGCAGGGCTGCATGGAGACGGCGGCCCCTGCTCCCACA GTTGCTTCTCTTCCGACCCAAAACGCTGCTGGGTGTCGAACCACCACCTATGGATGCTGCTATGACAGGACGTCACCTGCAGGGGGGCCCAATGGAGAGGGCTGCCCAGACCCTCCCAATAACA TTGAGCGATCCGTCTGCTCCCTGCCCCGCGCCGCcggctcctgcagcagctgggtGTCCCGCTACCACTTCGACATCCTCACGTCCAAGTGCACCCACTTCTGGTTCGGGGGTTGCCACGGCAACGGCAACAACTTCCTGACCCGAGCGGAGTGCCAGAGGATGTGCCCGGGGACGGCCCCCGCCCAGCGTCGGCCCGACTCTCCGCCCGCGAGAGATCCCGCTCCTGCAAGGACCACTTCGGCGGCAGAGGTCGCGGGGTCCTCCGCCGGGGGGTCGCGCAGCACGGGGAGGGTCCCCGCGGCGCAGGGCGCTTCGCCCGTCCGACAGGCCACGAGCGCCGCCGCGCACGCCCACAGGGGCAGGGCTGTCCTGCGACCCCGCCAACCGCCGGCTGCCAG CTTGACCCTGGGAGGTGTCACCATCGACAAGGGCGACCCCGACAGGGTGGAGGCTTTGGTTGGCCAGACGGTGGTGCTGCCCTGCAGCGTCAGCCCCCCACCTTCAGCCTCTGTGGTCGTGGAGTGGAGAAGAGACGGCCTCCCTCTGTCCTCTCACAG gcaTCACCAGCAGCCCAGTGGGTCCCTGCTGCTCGGCCCGCTCGCTGAGTCCGATTCGGGCTGGTTCCTGTGCGTGGCCACCCGAGAGCGGGAAAGAGATCACCGCTACGTTTACCTGTCTGTCACAG ACAGACCGCCTCAGCTCGCCCCCACATCTCTGCCCAAAGATGCTTCGTTTCCACG GTTCAGCATCGAGCGCTCCGGCTCGTCTGCGGTAGAAATGAGGAAAGGCCAAACGGCCCGACTGCCCTGCACGATCGTCCCGCCTTCGGCCCGGCAGTCTGTCCACATCCAGTGGACCAAAGACGGACGGACCCTCAGCGATTCCAG GGTGACCCAGCGTTCAGACGGCACCCTCATCATCAGCCCTTTGAGGTCTGAAGACTCGGGGATCTACACGTGCACCGCGGCCAGCCTGCAACAGCTGGAGCAGAggcagctgcagctcagagtCCAAG ACCTGAAGATCACCAGGGCTCCTGATAACATCCAGGTTTCCGAGGGCGACCGAGCTCTGCTGCCCTGCGTGGTGTCAGGAGACGACATCAACATCGGCTGGTCCAG GAACGGCATTCCGGTGCGTCCGGACGGGCAGAGGGTCCTGGTGTCGTCTGACGGCAGCCTGATCCTGAACGACGTGAAGCTTTCTGACGGGGGCACGTACACCTGCAACGCCTACACCGGCATCTATTCTGTGAGCGCCACGGCGGACGTGAGAGTCACCAAAAACACGCCAACGG ATGAGGACCTGCTGCCCGACTGCGTGGACCAGCCCGAACTCGCCAACTGCCGCCTCATCGTTTACGCCCGGCTGTGCTCCAACCAGTACTACTCCAGCTTCTGCTGCGCCAGCTGCGCCTCTCAACGCCCGGTTCGGGCGGTCCGCCGGAAGCCGCAGAAGACGGCTCCAAACTGA